ATTCTTAAATGAATAGTCTTAATCTAATATATAGACTTTTCTCATCCCtctaatggtttttttttcaccCTCCAATCATTTTCCTAAGGATAAGGATCATAAGATTTCAAGATTTCATTTagcattcttttttcttttgttttcttttcttttcttttcttttcttccattaatttttatagcttaagaataaaaatttctGATTGTTCATGCTTACACAGAAAACCAAAATCTACATATGTTGATAATTATTAAGCTATGTTCTAGTGAAGAATTGTGTGATAATATTTTGTTCCTTTCCCTAGAGAAGAAAATGTCGCATGGAAACTCTACCCGGGAGATGCGGATGGAAGCGATGAGGATGTTCGACGAGGGGAGAGATGAAGAAGCTAGGGAGATCTTTAGGAAGCTCAAAGACACACAAGGGGTGGCTGAGTTGGCGGTATCGCGCGTTATGGAGAAACTCAATGTCGTGCTGATTCAAGAACCAGGGGTTTTGGTTGGAGTTGAAGAAGAGGTTCAATGGATCCAAAGGAAATTGATGCGTCTTGGAGTTATTCATGGCTATGACTTCACAGAGGAATTAATGGACGTTGCCTATGATTTTGAAGATGTGATTGATGACCTTGTACTCAGATCAGCAGCAAAGCAAAGGAGCGGAGGGAATTGGGAGAGATGCATTTTAGTAATCAGAATTCACAAGAAGCTGGAAATGATCAAGTCTAAAATCCCTCATCTTCCTCCTGCCCAAGTACTTGTACCACTTTCTTCAAGAATTCCTAAATACTTGGAAGAAATGGAGTGGTCACCCTTGTTCTCAATACCTAGTCAGAACCTGGAAGACATAGTTGTTTCCCCAGTGAAAGAGAAGCTATCAGCTCTGCTAGTTCTGATGGCACTTCATCCCGATACTAAGAAGAAGGCCAGGCGGGTACTAGATGAATTGGAGTCGCTGAGTAGTTTTCTGAAAGGCTTAGAATTAGTATATTTGGATGATAAAGCAGGGGTCTGGATGGAGAAGTTGTCCGATGTTTCCCTTTCTGCTGTGGTTGTAATTGAGGACTTCATCAACAATAACCAACAGCTCAGAAAGAAAAGCTGGATGGGATCTCCTTTCGGAAAATCCAAATCTCAGCATGATTTTGGCATGAAGATGGACAAAATATATGCTAAGATCCAAGAACTCTCAATTTCCAAGCCTGAGAAAGCCACCCAAGTACAGGGTCAAAGTAGAGAGTTCATAAAATCTGAAAAGCACATACCGTCACAGCAAACAACACAAAATCCTCATCTCGCTAGCTTTGATGATGATGTCCATGCAATGACGACACGACTACTTGCAGCTGATAAGAGTTTCCGTGTGATTCCAATTATGGGCATGGAAGGCATTGGAAAGACAACCCTGGCAAAGTTGATCTTCCACAATAAAGCTGTTGTGGATCACTTCCCATTCCGTGCTTGGCCATCTACAACTGCTTCTTCAACCATAGGTGATTCACGTCAGATTCTCCTAGACATAATAAAACAATTGATGAACTACAAGATGAGAGTCACGAGAGGTGCAGTGGTTTCTAGTGAACACGAAGAAATGATGCAGAAGCTGAAAGCCTTCTTGATTAATAACAGGTCTCTCATAGTTATGGATGATCCTTCTCATTTCTGTTACTTGGACGGCTTGTTAAGAGTGCTTGCAGATACATCAAACAGGAGCAGAATGATTTGGATCACTCGCAAAATGAGTCTTCCTCCAAATCTTAAAACGAGGAGTGATCCTCACCCATTGCGACTACGAGCAGATGAGGAGAGTTGGGCATTGTTTACCCATGCTCTGAAGGTAAGAATACCCTCAGAACTGCAAGAGCTGAAAGACAAAATTGTCAGAAGATGTGGGGGGCTGCCACTCCTGATCGTAAAATTGACAGAATCACTCTCGCAGAAGGATGCAACCATTGAGGAGTGGTCCAGAGCACTTCAACAGCTTTGTCATGACCAAGAAAAAGTCTGGTCCAATACCCTCTGCAGGATCTACAAGGATTTGTCCTTGTACATGAGGAGATGTCtattttctctaactttatttCCTCATGACTCTGATACCCCAACAAGAAGATTAATAACATTGTGGGTTGCAGAGGATTTGGTGCAAACAGAGGGCAGGAATGAAGCTCCGGAAGATGTTGCTGAGAGTTGTTTGAATCTGTTGATCGCCCAGGGAATGGTTCAACTGTCAAAGAAGAAGCTTAATGGGAATGTTAAAACTGTTCGCCTGCCTGATGCCCTAACACAATACTGGTTATCCAAAGCTCAGCGAGCCAGAGCTCT
This region of Vitis vinifera cultivar Pinot Noir 40024 chromosome 5, ASM3070453v1 genomic DNA includes:
- the LOC104879484 gene encoding toMV resistance protein Tm-2(2)-like isoform X1, with protein sequence MLIIIKLCSSEELCDNILFLSLEKKMSHGNSTREMRMEAMRMFDEGRDEEAREIFRKLKDTQGVAELAVSRVMEKLNVVLIQEPGVLVGVEEEVQWIQRKLMRLGVIHGYDFTEELMDVAYDFEDVIDDLVLRSAAKQRSGGNWERCILVIRIHKKLEMIKSKIPHLPPAQVLVPLSSRIPKYLEEMEWSPLFSIPSQNLEDIVVSPVKEKLSALLVLMALHPDTKKKARRVLDELESLSSFLKGLELVYLDDKAGVWMEKLSDVSLSAVVVIEDFINNNQQLRKKSWMGSPFGKSKSQHDFGMKMDKIYAKIQELSISKPEKATQVQGQSREFIKSEKHIPSQQTTQNPHLASFDDDVHAMTTRLLAADKSFRVIPIMGMEGIGKTTLAKLIFHNKAVVDHFPFRAWPSTTASSTIGDSRQILLDIIKQLMNYKMRVTRGAVVSSEHEEMMQKLKAFLINNRSLIVMDDPSHFCYLDGLLRVLADTSNRSRMIWITRKMSLPPNLKTRSDPHPLRLRADEESWALFTHALKVRIPSELQELKDKIVRRCGGLPLLIVKLTESLSQKDATIEEWSRALQQLCHDQEKVWSNTLCRIYKDLSLYMRRCLFSLTLFPHDSDTPTRRLITLWVAEDLVQTEGRNEAPEDVAESCLNLLIAQGMVQLSKKKLNGNVKTVRLPDALTQYWLSKAQRARALGDHIYTRSELFPGNDMIRRLVDHLDRDDITFDHIHGGDHTSSTSLTCYYQDVLSFRSFDTRKKIEQEEEIGDFLRRCISSSCFLSLWVLDLENVYKPKLPEALGELTQLRYLGLRSTFLEKLPSSISKLRNLQTLDIKHTNIKTLPISICKLQQLRHLYLSEGYRSKLMLRPSTGSLTTLQTLCGLFVDEETPVRDGLNRLLNLRKLGLAMSSQPKAMPSQVQAVTGWILNLKHLQSLRVKSIDDNNQPWDLELKPLTGHQNLSCIFLFGRLRNPSIVSQFPPSLIDLTLSGSELTKDPMESLGKLPNLRSLKLFAKSYLGKSMHCSLGGFRQLRVLKLWKLDQLEDWKVEKGALQALRDLEIRYSERTTPTLPEELLDRSPLLKIDVKLAQL
- the LOC104879484 gene encoding toMV resistance protein Tm-2(2)-like isoform X2 produces the protein MSHGNSTREMRMEAMRMFDEGRDEEAREIFRKLKDTQGVAELAVSRVMEKLNVVLIQEPGVLVGVEEEVQWIQRKLMRLGVIHGYDFTEELMDVAYDFEDVIDDLVLRSAAKQRSGGNWERCILVIRIHKKLEMIKSKIPHLPPAQVLVPLSSRIPKYLEEMEWSPLFSIPSQNLEDIVVSPVKEKLSALLVLMALHPDTKKKARRVLDELESLSSFLKGLELVYLDDKAGVWMEKLSDVSLSAVVVIEDFINNNQQLRKKSWMGSPFGKSKSQHDFGMKMDKIYAKIQELSISKPEKATQVQGQSREFIKSEKHIPSQQTTQNPHLASFDDDVHAMTTRLLAADKSFRVIPIMGMEGIGKTTLAKLIFHNKAVVDHFPFRAWPSTTASSTIGDSRQILLDIIKQLMNYKMRVTRGAVVSSEHEEMMQKLKAFLINNRSLIVMDDPSHFCYLDGLLRVLADTSNRSRMIWITRKMSLPPNLKTRSDPHPLRLRADEESWALFTHALKVRIPSELQELKDKIVRRCGGLPLLIVKLTESLSQKDATIEEWSRALQQLCHDQEKVWSNTLCRIYKDLSLYMRRCLFSLTLFPHDSDTPTRRLITLWVAEDLVQTEGRNEAPEDVAESCLNLLIAQGMVQLSKKKLNGNVKTVRLPDALTQYWLSKAQRARALGDHIYTRSELFPGNDMIRRLVDHLDRDDITFDHIHGGDHTSSTSLTCYYQDVLSFRSFDTRKKIEQEEEIGDFLRRCISSSCFLSLWVLDLENVYKPKLPEALGELTQLRYLGLRSTFLEKLPSSISKLRNLQTLDIKHTNIKTLPISICKLQQLRHLYLSEGYRSKLMLRPSTGSLTTLQTLCGLFVDEETPVRDGLNRLLNLRKLGLAMSSQPKAMPSQVQAVTGWILNLKHLQSLRVKSIDDNNQPWDLELKPLTGHQNLSCIFLFGRLRNPSIVSQFPPSLIDLTLSGSELTKDPMESLGKLPNLRSLKLFAKSYLGKSMHCSLGGFRQLRVLKLWKLDQLEDWKVEKGALQALRDLEIRYSERTTPTLPEELLDRSPLLKIDVKLAQL